A single genomic interval of Lysobacter avium harbors:
- the mfd gene encoding transcription-repair coupling factor, with the protein MPASPSPTPPLPKAGHLRAWWRAPASLSGLAFHIARAAATHPGPLLAIVRDNQSAQQLEADLHTLLGSGASAGDPEPPGSDAASLPVLHFPDWETLPYDHFSPHPEIISQRLATLNRLPRLQRGIVVVPVQTLLQRLAPLRHVVGGSFDVTVGQRLDLDAEQRRLQSAGYHNVPQVLDPGDFAVRGGLLDVYPMGASQPFRVELLDDQIDTIRGFDPETQRSEDKIDAVKLLPGRELPLDDASLKRALDALRERFDLDTRRSGLYQDLKAGTAPSGIEYYLPLFFDQTATLFDYLDEATLPLLGEGVNEAADAFWRQTGERYEQRRHDLERPLLPPDALYLSPDALRERLNQGARIEVCGESHPQGTRAEVLASQPAPALPISARDQVPAGELKSFLGHYPGRVLIAADSAGRREALLEILRAAELEPEVLPDFQAFLGSNRITAKAPADSAGDTRFAIAVAPLEDGFALTAPALAVLTERQLFPERATQPRRPRRAGREPEAIVRDLGELSEGAPIVHEDHGVGRYRGLVTLEAGGEKNEYLEIEYAKGDRLYVPVGQLHLINRYSGASVETAPLHSLGGEQWSKAKRKAQEKVRDVAAELLEIQARRRARAGLAIDLDRAMYEPFAAAFPFEETPDQHAAIEAVLRDLQSSQPMDRVVCGDVGFGKTEVAVRAAFATAAAGKQVAVLVPTTLLAEQHYRNFSDRFADWPLKVEVLSRFKTPKQIKAELEKAAEGTIDVIVGTHRLLQKDVRFKDLGLVIVDEEQRFGVRQKEALKALRANVHLLTLTATPIPRTLNMAMAGLRDLSIIATAPAHRMAVQTFVVPWDDSQLREAFQREISRGGQAYFLHNDVESIGRMQRELEALVPEARIGIAHGQMPERELERVMLDFQKQRFNVLLCSTIIESGIDIPNANTIIINRADKFGLAQLHQLRGRVGRSHHRAYAYLVVPDTRSISADAKKRLDAIAAMDELGAGFTLATHDLEIRGAGELLGEDQSGQMAEVGFSLYTELLERAVRSIRQGKLPDLDATEERGAEVELHVPALIPEDYLPDVHTRLTLYKRISGARDAHDLRELQVEMIDRFGLLPDPAKHLFAIAELKLQATELGVRKLDIGPTSGRLQFVEKPKVDPMAVIRMIQGQPNLYRMDGPDKLRLSLELAEPAARIAAARALLIALAPT; encoded by the coding sequence ATGCCTGCCTCCCCCTCCCCCACTCCGCCGCTGCCGAAAGCGGGCCATCTGCGTGCCTGGTGGCGCGCGCCGGCGTCGCTGTCGGGCCTCGCTTTCCACATTGCCCGCGCTGCGGCCACCCATCCGGGGCCGCTTCTGGCGATCGTGCGCGACAACCAGTCCGCGCAGCAGCTGGAGGCGGACCTGCATACCTTGCTGGGCTCCGGCGCGTCGGCGGGCGATCCCGAGCCGCCCGGAAGCGACGCTGCATCCCTGCCGGTGCTGCACTTCCCGGACTGGGAAACGCTGCCGTACGACCACTTCAGCCCGCACCCGGAAATCATCAGCCAGCGACTGGCCACGTTGAACCGCTTGCCGCGGTTGCAACGAGGGATTGTCGTCGTGCCGGTGCAGACGCTGTTGCAGCGACTGGCGCCGCTGCGCCATGTGGTCGGCGGCAGTTTCGATGTCACCGTCGGCCAGCGCCTCGACCTGGATGCCGAGCAGCGCCGGCTGCAGTCGGCCGGCTACCACAACGTGCCCCAGGTGCTCGACCCGGGTGACTTCGCCGTGCGCGGCGGCCTGCTGGACGTGTACCCGATGGGGGCCTCGCAGCCGTTCCGGGTGGAGCTGCTTGACGACCAGATCGACACCATCCGCGGCTTTGACCCGGAGACCCAGCGCTCCGAGGACAAGATCGATGCGGTCAAGCTCCTGCCCGGCCGCGAACTGCCGCTGGACGATGCATCCCTGAAGCGCGCGCTGGATGCACTGCGCGAGCGCTTTGACCTGGACACCCGCCGCAGCGGCCTGTACCAGGACCTCAAGGCCGGTACGGCGCCGTCGGGGATCGAGTACTACCTGCCCCTGTTCTTCGACCAGACCGCCACCCTGTTCGATTACCTGGACGAGGCGACCCTGCCGCTGCTCGGCGAAGGCGTCAACGAGGCCGCCGACGCGTTCTGGCGCCAGACCGGCGAGCGCTATGAGCAGCGCCGGCATGATCTGGAGCGACCGCTGCTGCCGCCGGACGCGCTCTACCTGTCGCCGGATGCGCTGCGCGAACGGCTCAACCAGGGCGCCCGCATCGAGGTCTGCGGCGAATCGCATCCGCAGGGTACGCGTGCCGAAGTGCTGGCCAGCCAGCCGGCGCCCGCGCTGCCGATCAGTGCGCGCGACCAGGTTCCCGCCGGCGAGCTGAAGTCGTTCCTCGGCCATTATCCGGGCCGGGTCCTGATCGCCGCCGATTCGGCCGGGCGCCGCGAGGCGCTGCTGGAGATCCTCCGCGCTGCCGAGCTGGAGCCGGAGGTGCTGCCGGATTTCCAGGCGTTCCTGGGCAGCAACCGGATTACCGCCAAGGCGCCGGCAGACAGTGCGGGCGACACCCGCTTCGCCATCGCCGTGGCTCCGCTGGAAGATGGTTTCGCTCTCACCGCGCCCGCGCTCGCGGTCCTGACCGAGCGCCAGTTGTTCCCCGAACGGGCGACCCAGCCGCGTCGTCCGCGTCGCGCGGGACGTGAGCCGGAGGCGATCGTCCGCGACCTGGGCGAGCTGTCCGAAGGCGCGCCGATCGTCCACGAGGACCACGGCGTGGGCCGCTACCGCGGGCTGGTCACGCTGGAGGCCGGCGGCGAGAAAAACGAATACCTGGAGATCGAGTACGCCAAGGGCGACCGGCTGTACGTGCCGGTCGGCCAGCTGCACCTGATCAACCGCTACTCGGGCGCGTCGGTGGAAACCGCGCCGCTGCACTCGCTGGGCGGGGAGCAATGGAGCAAGGCCAAGCGCAAGGCGCAGGAAAAGGTCCGCGATGTGGCCGCCGAGCTGCTGGAGATCCAGGCCCGGCGCCGGGCCCGCGCCGGACTGGCGATCGACCTGGACCGGGCGATGTACGAGCCGTTCGCGGCCGCGTTCCCGTTCGAGGAGACCCCCGACCAGCACGCCGCGATCGAGGCGGTGCTGCGCGACCTGCAATCCAGCCAGCCGATGGACCGGGTGGTCTGTGGCGACGTCGGCTTCGGCAAGACCGAGGTCGCCGTGCGCGCCGCGTTCGCGACCGCCGCGGCGGGCAAGCAGGTTGCGGTGCTGGTGCCGACCACGCTGCTGGCCGAGCAGCACTACCGCAACTTCAGCGACCGCTTCGCCGACTGGCCGTTGAAGGTGGAAGTGCTGTCGCGCTTCAAGACGCCCAAGCAGATCAAGGCCGAGCTGGAAAAGGCGGCGGAAGGCACGATCGATGTGATCGTGGGGACCCACCGGCTGCTGCAGAAGGATGTCCGCTTCAAGGACCTGGGACTGGTCATCGTGGACGAGGAACAGCGCTTCGGCGTGCGCCAGAAGGAGGCGCTGAAGGCCCTGCGCGCGAACGTGCACCTGCTGACCCTGACCGCCACGCCGATCCCGCGCACGCTCAACATGGCGATGGCCGGGCTGCGCGACCTGTCGATCATCGCCACCGCGCCGGCCCACCGGATGGCGGTGCAGACCTTCGTGGTGCCGTGGGACGACAGCCAGCTGCGCGAGGCATTCCAGCGCGAGATCTCCCGCGGCGGCCAGGCCTACTTCCTGCACAACGACGTGGAAAGCATCGGCCGCATGCAGCGCGAGCTGGAAGCGCTGGTGCCGGAGGCGCGCATCGGCATCGCCCACGGCCAGATGCCCGAGCGCGAGCTGGAGCGGGTGATGCTGGACTTCCAGAAGCAGCGCTTCAACGTGCTGTTGTGCTCGACCATCATCGAGTCGGGCATCGACATCCCCAACGCCAACACCATCATCATCAACCGCGCCGACAAGTTCGGCTTGGCGCAGCTGCACCAGCTGCGCGGGCGCGTCGGTCGCTCGCACCACCGCGCCTACGCCTATCTGGTGGTGCCGGACACGCGCTCGATCAGCGCCGATGCGAAGAAACGGCTGGACGCGATCGCGGCGATGGACGAACTGGGCGCCGGTTTCACCCTGGCCACCCACGACCTGGAGATCCGCGGCGCCGGTGAGCTGCTCGGCGAGGACCAGAGCGGGCAGATGGCCGAGGTCGGCTTCAGCCTCTACACGGAGCTGCTGGAGCGCGCCGTGCGCAGCATCCGCCAGGGCAAACTGCCCGACCTGGACGCCACTGAGGAGCGCGGCGCGGAGGTCGAGCTGCATGTTCCGGCGCTGATCCCGGAGGACTACCTGCCCGACGTGCACACCCGCCTGACGCTGTACAAGCGGATCTCCGGCGCGCGCGACGCGCATGATCTGCGCGAGCTGCAGGTGGAGATGATCGACCGCTTCGGCCTGCTGCCCGATCCGGCCAAACACCTGTTCGCCATCGCCGAACTGAAGCTGCAGGCCACCGAACTGGGCGTGCGCAAACTCGACATCGGTCCCACCAGCGGCCGGCTGCAGTTCGTCGAGAAGCCCAAGGTCGACCCGATGGCGGTGATCCGAATGATCCAGGGCCAGCCCAACCTGTACCGGATGGACGGCCCCGACAAGCTGCGCCTCAGCCTGGAACTGGCCGAGCCCGCCGCGCGCATTGCTGCCGCGCGCGCTCTGCTGATTGCCCTGGCACCAACGTGA
- a CDS encoding GNAT family N-acetyltransferase → MTPLTESRSRHDGHPSQRKLVVHCLTGSATATVLDDIARLRARVLKAWPDLHDGDVSAERARLEPCALSWRSIAVVGMDGDQTVGAALGFPLEDDHGAMRQAFELAGRDATTAFLLAGSVLLPAYRGRQLAHRFFSERENHARSLGGFESTVFASVERDDNDPRRPPFGRGNEAFWKRRGYMRNEALILPPPAGPANAGFPAARQAAWTRPLERGY, encoded by the coding sequence ATGACACCTCTAACGGAGAGCCGCTCCCGCCACGATGGCCACCCCAGCCAGCGCAAGCTTGTGGTGCACTGCCTCACCGGCTCGGCCACGGCGACGGTGCTGGACGACATCGCACGATTGCGCGCGCGTGTCCTGAAGGCGTGGCCGGACCTGCACGATGGCGATGTTTCCGCCGAGCGGGCGCGGCTTGAACCTTGTGCGCTGTCTTGGCGCAGCATCGCCGTTGTGGGGATGGACGGGGACCAGACAGTCGGTGCAGCTCTGGGCTTTCCGCTCGAGGACGACCACGGCGCGATGCGCCAGGCGTTCGAACTTGCGGGGCGTGATGCCACCACCGCGTTCCTGCTCGCAGGCTCCGTCTTGCTGCCGGCCTATCGCGGCAGGCAGCTGGCGCACCGCTTCTTCAGCGAGCGCGAGAATCATGCACGCTCGCTGGGCGGTTTCGAGAGCACCGTTTTCGCGTCGGTCGAGCGGGACGACAACGATCCGCGGCGACCACCGTTCGGCCGCGGCAACGAGGCCTTCTGGAAGCGGCGCGGCTACATGCGCAATGAGGCGTTGATCCTCCCGCCGCCGGCAGGCCCGGCCAACGCGGGATTTCCGGCAGCGCGCCAGGCCGCATGGACGCGGCCGCTGGAGCGCGGTTACTAG
- a CDS encoding GNAT family N-acetyltransferase has translation MSTRERLPPWHERQRLPNGRELLIRPIRPEDAEPLRAGFSLLQPNEIRQRFLHSMKELSQESVERFTRIQPKTEFALVAAEPLPPGEALVGAVARISIDPNGRDAEFAILVSHFIAGMGLGRYLMTRLVKWARGKQLERVYGDVFEHNLPMLSLADSLGFVREWQQDGLVRVTLQLNPTDDAA, from the coding sequence ATGAGTACCCGTGAACGACTCCCGCCGTGGCACGAACGCCAGCGCCTGCCCAACGGGCGTGAGCTGCTGATCCGCCCGATCCGTCCCGAGGATGCGGAGCCACTGCGTGCCGGCTTCTCGTTGTTGCAGCCCAACGAGATCCGCCAGCGGTTCCTGCACTCCATGAAGGAGCTCTCGCAGGAATCGGTGGAGCGCTTCACCCGGATCCAGCCCAAAACCGAGTTCGCCCTGGTGGCCGCCGAGCCGCTGCCGCCCGGTGAAGCGCTGGTCGGCGCCGTCGCGCGCATCTCGATCGACCCCAACGGGCGCGATGCGGAGTTCGCCATCCTTGTCAGCCACTTCATCGCCGGCATGGGGCTGGGGCGCTATCTGATGACGCGGCTGGTGAAATGGGCGCGCGGCAAACAGCTCGAGCGCGTCTATGGCGACGTGTTCGAGCACAACCTGCCGATGCTCTCGCTGGCCGATTCGCTGGGCTTCGTGCGCGAGTGGCAGCAGGACGGGCTTGTCCGGGTCACGCTGCAACTGAACCCGACGGACGACGCGGCCTGA
- a CDS encoding cation diffusion facilitator family transporter — protein sequence MSGSGDSTRAILYALSANFAIAVAKGAAAFFTGSSAMLAETIHSLADCGNQLLLLLGMKQARQPASPEYPLGHGREVYFWSFLVAVMLFTVGGMFSLYEGVHKLRAGETEPGSSLWWAVAVLIFALIAEGISLRTCLQEVDKSRGHRSLWRWFRESRQAELVVIFGEDLAALVGLAFALLAVLATIITGNPVWDAIGTLGIGALLIVVAVLVAIEIKAMLIGQSVDPDRQRQIRQFLDGRPEIIRVISLITMQLGNEAMVSVQAHMREEKDVPLLVDQINTIEHAMKEAFPEVRWSFFEPDVRAGV from the coding sequence ATGTCCGGAAGTGGAGATTCGACCCGCGCAATCCTGTACGCCCTGTCTGCCAACTTCGCCATTGCCGTGGCCAAGGGCGCGGCGGCGTTCTTCACCGGCTCCAGCGCGATGCTGGCCGAGACCATCCACTCGCTGGCCGATTGCGGCAACCAGCTGTTGCTGCTCCTGGGGATGAAACAGGCCCGCCAGCCGGCGTCGCCGGAGTATCCGCTGGGCCACGGGCGCGAAGTGTACTTCTGGTCGTTCCTGGTCGCGGTGATGCTGTTCACCGTGGGCGGGATGTTTTCGCTCTACGAGGGCGTGCACAAACTGCGCGCGGGCGAAACAGAGCCCGGCAGCAGCCTGTGGTGGGCCGTGGCGGTGCTGATATTTGCGCTCATCGCCGAAGGCATTTCGCTGCGGACCTGCCTGCAGGAGGTGGACAAGTCGCGCGGCCATCGCAGCCTCTGGCGGTGGTTCCGGGAGAGCCGTCAAGCCGAGCTGGTGGTGATCTTCGGCGAGGACCTGGCCGCGCTGGTCGGACTGGCGTTTGCCCTGCTTGCCGTGCTGGCAACGATTATCACCGGCAACCCGGTGTGGGATGCGATCGGCACGCTGGGCATTGGCGCCCTGCTGATCGTGGTGGCTGTCCTGGTTGCGATCGAGATCAAGGCGATGCTGATCGGCCAGAGCGTGGACCCGGACCGGCAGCGGCAGATCCGCCAGTTCCTCGACGGCCGACCGGAAATCATCCGAGTGATCAGCCTGATCACCATGCAGCTGGGCAACGAGGCGATGGTTTCGGTGCAGGCGCACATGCGCGAGGAAAAGGACGTGCCGCTGCTGGTCGATCAGATCAACACGATCGAGCACGCCATGAAGGAGGCGTTTCCGGAAGTGCGCTGGAGCTTCTTTGAGCCGGACGTGCGCGCCGGCGTGTGA
- a CDS encoding glucan biosynthesis protein, producing MDRRELLIAGLSLPLAALASPLRASRLSLLLDQGVQKAAGAADTVFRPETVPALARALAARAFQPPVSDLPDALRGIAYDEYRDIRFDPSHSLWRGEGRPFQAQFFHRGFLHLQRVEINEVAAGIARPVAYSPDLFSFGGAAKPPDDADLGFAGFRLHAPINRPDYFDEVCAFLGASYFRAVGRGQRYGLSARGLALGTADPAGEEFPVFKAFWLERPAPGAAQIRLHALMDSPSAAAAFAFVIHPGSDTVFEVSMRLYPRVDLARAGIAPLTSMFQFDAGDRVGIDDYRAAVHDSDGLALLNGAGEQLWRPLRNPASVQESLFLDRQPRGFGLMQRKRAFNDYGDSEARYDLRPSAWVEPQGDWGEGAVHLFELPTADEYQDNIVAFWRPRKPLVAGREHRFDYRLHWCYRHPWNPPLARVDATRVGAVVPAGRLPTAAAGAAARRFVIDLGGGRLQDAVAAPEPRAEVQASAGRVANVVAQPGAVAGTWRITFELDPGSEPVIELRARLLGADGSPLSETWLYRWTA from the coding sequence GTGGATCGTCGTGAACTGCTGATCGCGGGTCTGTCGCTGCCGTTGGCCGCGCTGGCCAGCCCGTTGCGAGCCTCGCGGCTGTCCTTGTTGCTGGACCAGGGCGTGCAGAAGGCCGCGGGTGCGGCAGACACGGTTTTCCGCCCTGAGACCGTGCCCGCCTTGGCACGCGCGTTGGCGGCGCGGGCTTTCCAGCCTCCCGTCAGTGACTTGCCGGACGCGCTGCGCGGCATCGCCTACGACGAGTACCGCGATATCCGCTTTGATCCGTCGCATTCCCTGTGGCGTGGAGAGGGTCGGCCGTTCCAGGCCCAGTTTTTCCACCGTGGCTTCCTCCACTTACAGCGCGTGGAAATCAACGAGGTGGCCGCCGGCATCGCCCGGCCGGTGGCCTACAGCCCGGACCTGTTCAGCTTCGGTGGGGCGGCGAAGCCACCCGACGACGCCGATCTGGGCTTTGCCGGTTTCCGACTGCATGCGCCGATCAACCGGCCCGACTACTTCGATGAGGTCTGCGCGTTCCTTGGCGCGAGCTATTTCCGTGCGGTCGGGCGCGGCCAACGCTACGGACTGTCCGCGCGCGGGCTGGCGTTGGGCACCGCCGATCCGGCCGGCGAGGAATTCCCGGTCTTCAAGGCGTTCTGGCTGGAACGCCCGGCGCCGGGTGCCGCGCAGATCCGCCTCCACGCCTTGATGGACAGTCCAAGCGCTGCGGCCGCCTTCGCCTTCGTGATCCATCCGGGCTCAGACACCGTGTTCGAGGTCAGCATGCGGCTCTACCCCCGGGTGGACCTGGCCCGGGCCGGCATTGCGCCCTTGACCAGCATGTTCCAGTTCGACGCGGGCGACCGGGTGGGGATTGACGACTACCGGGCGGCGGTGCACGACTCCGATGGCCTGGCCCTGTTGAACGGTGCCGGCGAGCAGCTGTGGCGACCGCTGCGCAATCCCGCCTCGGTGCAGGAGAGCCTGTTCCTGGACCGCCAACCGCGCGGGTTCGGCCTGATGCAGCGCAAGCGCGCATTCAACGACTACGGTGACAGCGAAGCGCGCTACGACCTGCGCCCCAGTGCATGGGTGGAACCGCAGGGCGACTGGGGCGAAGGCGCCGTGCACCTGTTCGAGCTCCCCACCGCTGACGAGTACCAAGACAACATCGTCGCTTTCTGGCGTCCTCGGAAACCGCTGGTAGCCGGCCGCGAGCATCGCTTTGACTACCGCCTGCACTGGTGCTACCGGCACCCCTGGAACCCCCCGTTGGCCCGGGTCGACGCCACTCGGGTGGGTGCCGTGGTGCCTGCGGGGCGCCTGCCGACAGCTGCTGCCGGCGCCGCCGCACGTCGGTTCGTCATCGATCTGGGCGGCGGCCGCCTTCAGGATGCTGTCGCTGCGCCCGAGCCACGCGCCGAAGTCCAAGCCAGCGCAGGCCGCGTTGCCAACGTCGTCGCCCAGCCGGGCGCAGTGGCTGGCACCTGGCGCATCACCTTCGAACTCGATCCCGGGAGCGAGCCCGTCATCGAGCTGCGCGCACGCTTGCTGGGCGCGGATGGATCCCCCCTTTCTGAAACCTGGTTGTACCGATGGACCGCATGA
- a CDS encoding formimidoylglutamate deiminase translates to MNSNATARIWRPEGWRDGPLPENGTRADQTAPRHVSSSQQRVVPGIANLHSHAFQRAMAGMAESQTHPEDSFWTWRETMYRFADRFTPESLYAVAAQLYAEMLEAGYTTVCEFHYLHHGPGGKPWADPAAMSSALVEAAADVGIRMTLLPVLYMTGGFDGRPLEPRQQRFGHTVDGYLRLLDTLRAKQNGRLRIGCALHSLRAVPAEAMHEVLAALPTDSRVHIHIAEQLPEVEECLRLRGSRPVQWLLDNAAVDERWTLVHATHLDDAELAGVAKSGATVAICPTTEANLGDGLFRLRDYLDAGGRWGVGSDSNSSVSPVEELRWLEYGQRLVTRRRNIAVSVDSSSVGETLLRGVLASASDATGDRVDPAGADVLVLDGDAPQFAGATDADAVDRWIFSGNRPLVRQTWVDGRCVVDGGRHVDADAIAARYRRAVAGLLAQDG, encoded by the coding sequence ATGAACAGCAATGCGACGGCCAGGATCTGGCGCCCCGAGGGTTGGCGCGATGGACCGCTGCCGGAGAATGGCACCCGTGCGGACCAAACCGCGCCACGCCACGTGTCGAGCTCGCAGCAGCGCGTGGTGCCCGGAATCGCCAACCTGCATTCGCACGCCTTCCAGCGCGCCATGGCAGGCATGGCCGAGTCGCAGACCCATCCGGAAGACTCGTTCTGGACCTGGCGCGAAACGATGTACCGCTTCGCTGACCGCTTCACCCCCGAATCGCTATACGCCGTTGCTGCGCAGCTGTATGCCGAGATGCTGGAAGCCGGCTACACCACCGTGTGCGAATTCCACTACCTGCATCACGGCCCCGGAGGCAAGCCATGGGCGGACCCCGCGGCGATGTCCTCAGCGCTGGTCGAGGCCGCGGCCGACGTCGGCATCCGCATGACCCTGTTGCCGGTGCTGTACATGACCGGCGGATTCGACGGCCGGCCGCTGGAGCCGCGACAGCAGCGCTTCGGCCACACCGTGGATGGCTATCTGCGGCTGCTGGATACGTTGCGGGCGAAACAGAACGGGCGCCTGCGCATCGGCTGCGCTCTGCACAGCCTGCGCGCGGTGCCGGCGGAGGCGATGCACGAGGTGCTTGCTGCGCTGCCCACGGACAGCCGCGTCCATATCCATATCGCCGAACAGCTTCCCGAGGTCGAGGAGTGCCTGCGGCTGCGCGGGTCGCGTCCGGTGCAGTGGTTGCTGGACAACGCGGCGGTCGATGAGCGCTGGACGCTGGTCCACGCCACCCACCTGGACGACGCCGAACTTGCCGGCGTGGCCAAATCCGGCGCCACGGTGGCGATCTGCCCGACCACGGAAGCCAACCTCGGCGATGGCCTGTTCCGGCTGCGCGACTATCTCGACGCCGGCGGCCGCTGGGGAGTCGGCTCGGACTCCAATTCGTCAGTATCGCCGGTGGAGGAACTGCGTTGGCTCGAATACGGCCAGCGCCTGGTCACCCGGCGACGCAACATCGCGGTCAGCGTGGACTCGTCCAGCGTCGGCGAGACCCTGCTGAGGGGCGTGCTGGCCAGCGCATCGGACGCCACCGGCGATCGGGTCGATCCGGCAGGCGCGGACGTGCTGGTGCTGGACGGCGACGCGCCGCAGTTTGCCGGCGCCACAGATGCGGACGCGGTGGATCGCTGGATATTCAGCGGCAACCGCCCGCTGGTGCGGCAGACCTGGGTGGACGGTCGCTGCGTGGTCGATGGCGGGCGGCACGTGGACGCGGACGCGATCGCGGCGCGCTACCGTCGGGCCGTCGCCGGGCTGCTCGCTCAGGACGGCTAG
- the hutI gene encoding imidazolonepropionase, which yields MTISAETKDLRATKPAASDAPGTAGERWDGLILGASLATLDCADGYGEVRNAALGWRDGLITYVGPRDGLPDKPEALAHDVITTDGWITPGLVDCHTHLVFAGDRAREFELRLQGASYEEIARAGGGILSTVEAVRACDEDELLRQSLPRARALLADGATTLEMKSGYGLDFEGERRMLRVARRIGEELGIGVRTTYLAAHALPAEYREQADAYIEEVVQWLPRLHAEGLVDAVDAFCEGIGFTPAQTRRVFQAARALDLPVKLHADQLSDLSGAALVAEFGGLSADHVEHTSEESVRAMAAAGVVAVLLPGAFHVLRETRVPPLASFREHGVAMAIATDCNPGTSPLLSLRQALQLACTHFRLTPQEGLRGATVNAARALGLDDRGALRVGMRADFVRWKIRHPAELGYWLGGDLAGGVWIGGQRVHHR from the coding sequence ATGACGATTTCCGCTGAAACCAAGGACCTCCGCGCCACGAAGCCGGCCGCCAGCGACGCCCCGGGCACCGCCGGCGAGCGCTGGGATGGCCTCATCCTGGGCGCATCGCTGGCGACGCTCGACTGCGCCGACGGTTACGGCGAGGTCCGCAACGCCGCGCTGGGCTGGCGCGACGGACTGATCACCTACGTCGGCCCGCGCGATGGACTTCCCGACAAGCCCGAAGCGCTGGCGCACGATGTCATCACCACCGACGGCTGGATCACCCCGGGCCTGGTCGACTGCCACACCCATCTGGTGTTTGCCGGCGATCGCGCGCGCGAGTTCGAGTTGCGCCTGCAGGGCGCCAGCTACGAGGAAATCGCCCGCGCCGGCGGCGGAATCCTGTCCACGGTGGAAGCGGTGCGCGCCTGCGATGAAGACGAGCTGCTGCGGCAGTCGCTGCCCCGCGCGCGCGCCCTGCTCGCCGACGGCGCGACAACGCTGGAGATGAAGTCCGGCTATGGCCTGGACTTCGAAGGCGAGCGCCGGATGCTGCGCGTGGCGCGCCGGATCGGCGAGGAACTGGGCATCGGCGTTCGCACCACCTACCTGGCAGCGCACGCCCTGCCCGCCGAGTACAGGGAACAGGCCGACGCCTACATCGAGGAAGTGGTGCAGTGGCTGCCCAGGCTGCACGCCGAGGGGCTGGTGGATGCGGTGGATGCGTTCTGCGAGGGCATCGGTTTCACGCCGGCGCAGACGCGCCGCGTGTTCCAGGCCGCGCGCGCGCTGGACCTGCCGGTCAAGCTGCACGCCGACCAGCTCAGCGACTTGAGTGGCGCTGCGCTGGTGGCCGAATTCGGCGGTCTGTCAGCCGACCATGTCGAGCACACCAGCGAGGAGAGCGTGCGCGCGATGGCTGCGGCCGGCGTGGTCGCCGTGCTGCTGCCTGGCGCGTTTCATGTCTTGCGGGAAACCCGGGTGCCGCCGCTCGCCTCATTCCGCGAACACGGCGTGGCCATGGCGATCGCGACCGACTGCAACCCCGGCACCTCGCCGCTGCTGTCGCTGCGCCAGGCCCTCCAACTGGCTTGCACCCATTTCCGCCTCACGCCGCAGGAGGGCCTGCGCGGAGCGACCGTCAACGCCGCGCGCGCGCTGGGGCTGGACGATCGCGGCGCGCTGCGGGTGGGCATGCGTGCCGACTTCGTGCGCTGGAAGATCCGCCATCCGGCCGAGTTGGGATACTGGCTGGGCGGTGACCTCGCCGGCGGCGTCTGGATCGGTGGTCAACGCGTGCATCACCGGTAA
- a CDS encoding 23S rRNA (adenine(2030)-N(6))-methyltransferase RlmJ, whose product MNYRHAFHAGNHADVLKHITTLAVCDALFAKPSPLFALDTHGGRGLYALDSNSAQRTGEAEAGIGRLIAEAPRHPAISRYLAAVKACRAQHGPTTYPGSPWLLAHALREEDRIAVCELLPEEAAQLKTNFAGDPRVATHTRDGYEAMKALLPPRLGELRYNRGLVLIDPPYEAQLQEFDTIIAAVRDALARWPTACYAVWYPIKLRRSLNQFFRRAATLPVKSSMLAELMLHPDDSPLRMNGSGMLILNPPWQFDTTMREVLPLLQMALAGNGGAWRVEWLKQAD is encoded by the coding sequence ATGAACTATCGCCACGCTTTCCATGCCGGCAACCACGCCGATGTCCTCAAACACATCACCACGCTGGCCGTGTGCGATGCGCTGTTTGCAAAGCCCTCGCCGCTGTTTGCCCTGGATACCCACGGCGGGCGCGGCCTGTATGCGCTGGACAGCAACTCCGCCCAGCGCACCGGTGAAGCCGAGGCCGGCATTGGCCGGCTGATTGCCGAAGCCCCTCGGCATCCGGCGATCAGCCGCTATCTGGCCGCGGTCAAGGCCTGCCGCGCGCAGCATGGGCCGACCACTTACCCGGGCTCGCCATGGCTGCTCGCGCACGCGCTGCGCGAGGAAGACCGGATCGCGGTGTGCGAGCTGTTGCCCGAAGAAGCCGCGCAGCTGAAGACCAACTTCGCCGGCGATCCGCGCGTGGCCACCCACACACGCGACGGCTACGAGGCGATGAAGGCCCTGCTGCCGCCCCGCCTGGGCGAGCTGCGCTACAACCGCGGCCTGGTGCTGATCGACCCGCCTTACGAGGCGCAGCTGCAGGAGTTCGACACCATCATCGCCGCCGTGCGCGATGCGCTGGCCCGCTGGCCTACCGCCTGCTACGCGGTCTGGTATCCGATCAAGCTGCGGCGGTCGCTGAACCAGTTCTTCCGCCGCGCCGCGACGCTGCCGGTGAAATCATCGATGCTGGCCGAGCTCATGCTGCATCCGGACGACTCGCCGCTGCGGATGAACGGCAGCGGCATGCTCATCCTCAATCCGCCATGGCAGTTCGACACCACGATGCGCGAGGTGCTGCCGCTGTTGCAGATGGCGTTGGCCGGAAACGGGGGGGCGTGGCGGGTCGAGTGGCTGAAGCAGGCCGACTGA